GATTCAGGAGAAAGCAAAATGGCACTGGAAACTCTTTGTATTTAGAGGCATTAATGCAAAGAATATGGATTCTTATTGATGTGTCTTCCTTCCTCCTGTCTACCTGCCTGCATAAATGTGCAATAAGCCACATAATGGCTCCTTTCTCCCACAAATGACAAATACGACCTTGAGCTTGAATGGAGGAACCAAAACAAGCAAGAATGTTGTTGTTCAGTGCATACTCTGTCCAGGTGTAGATGTGAcacctagggacatggcttagtGTGGGCTTGGCAGTTCTGTgttaacagttggacttgatcttaaaggtcttttccaaactaaatgattctatgattttataattatttcctctgcttttattCAATTCTTCTACCAACTTTGATAAACCTTTGATAAAGGGATGAAATTTGAGGAATCATCTtcgtttttttgttttcttcaaagcatttttttgTGACTTTGGGCAAGCTATGTGGCCCTCTGTTTTCtagttctttaaaaataataatttttagtaCTTTTCCTAATTTATATTGATGTTGCTGTGGTATACCTTTGAAGTTATGAAGGATAGATGATGGAAAAAGACTGTTTTACAGAAACTAGGTTTTTTACAAAGGGTTGACAAATTTATATTAGTTACATCTCTGAATTATTTTCAGGTTAAAATGTAGGTAATCATTCAGACAACTTGTGGAAGACAATATAAAAGTTTTAAATCATAAAATGTGGTATATCACAGTCAGTAAAAGCACCAAAAGCAATGTTTAGAATATTTGCATAAAACCAAGACCTAACTGGTGTTAAGTTTTAGCAATAACTATCAGATATTTTAATGCTGGTTTTTAATGCATTATATGGGTCAAACCATCTCTAAAAAGATTATGTGGAAGTATGTTGTTTTGTCTAGAACAATCTTTTGCCAAACATAACTGAATACTTGATTTCTGAGTATAATACTGAGTAAGTATGATTTTGAGTGCAATCCAATGGAAACTAGTTAAGAGGAATGTGTAGAATTACTGCACAAAACTTTTGGGTCTGATCATGATCTTTACTGATTTAAAGGGTTGCCTATATCCAGTGGGAGTATCATCAGAAATACCATGCCACGTGCCCCAGAAAATGCCATTGCGAACGCCTTTGTACTTCTTGTGGTAGTACTTGCCGTTGAGATTGGCTGACAAGCAGGCATCAAACCACCAGCCAGAGCTGTAGTAGGCACCACAGTTTCCTGAGGGATACCTGTCATTGTCCCTGTCCGGGGTTGTGAAGAACTTTTGGTCGTGGTTGTAGTGCCTGCTGTAGTGGAGGGCGTCTCCGGCGGTGCCGCTGTAGCCGTGCACGCTCAGGCGGTACTTGAGGTACTCGTTGGCCACATAGAAGTGCTCGTATTTGGCATATTCTCTGATCCCATTGAAATCTTCCAGATCAATCCTCAGTTGCATTTCCTGGCTCCTCGTCAGGAGGTGAATTTTGTCATTGCCTAGCCAGAACTCCCTGCTGAGGTTTCCAAAGCCATGTTTGTAGTCATTCCAGGTTCTGTTGAAGTTAGTGCTGCCATCCTGACGCCGCTGCAGCACTGTCCAGCCGCCTCCCTGTGTTTGCATGTCACAGTAAACTTCAAAACTCCCGTTTCTGGGATCAGGGCTAATCCTGTAGATTCCATTACTCCTTCTCCCTGCTGTGTAATGGTCAGCACAGTCTCTCTGCATTATTTGTATAACTGGTGAAAGAACAAGTAGTGTTAGAATGAacataatttcaattttaaaatataaaaaatttttACCCAGACTGATATGGCGTACAGAACTTGCATTGGAGAGGCTTTTGCATCACAAATAGTGTTGCAACAATTTCAGTTCTAgggaaaaatatcttttccaTCAGATTTACTGTATAACAGATGTCATCTAGGATCTCTGCATCAGATAGTtgactaaaaaaacccaactaaactactttttttaagcaaaatgCCTAATATAAGGGTGTTTTGattatttgctttccttttgtCCCTTTCTCTACTCTATCCTTTTATCTCATGTAAATTCAACCCGATTTCTTCCATCCATATTTCTAATGCTTTGTCTTTACACACTTGCTGCCTTTTGTATTTAAATGTATAGCTTCACAATCTGCCTCAAATCTACAGCTCCATCTGGCAGTATGTCAGAGAAAGAGCTTTGTCCATGTGGGAATGATGTTAACCTGGCTATTGTTAAGTAAACATCATTTGATAGAGAACATAACGTCATCAGGAATGCTTTGTGTGCTAATGTTGACTGTAATTtaggaagcaggaaaaaagtaataaaattgtTACATCTGTTGTAATTGTGTGAGTCCTAGAAAGATGAAGGTGATGGTGCTTTCCTGTGTATGTGGCATTGCTGGCTTTACAGAAAAGAACAATGTTGGTATTCACTGCTAACGGTTCCTTTTCCCCACCAATGGGTGATGTGTTTTATTCAGAGGAAAAATACcccaggttttttccccagagtGAAAATCCATTTTTGATCCACAATGTCATCCATTAATTTAATTCTGTTCAACAGCATGGTATTAGGATTCCGTGTTCTTAAGAGATATGGAGAGCTCTCAGAAGTTCTCAGTTAAGAGTCAAAACCATAGTGTTCATTCCTATTGCAGATTTGAATGTATGGGTGTTTTCATGTTCAGATTCTGTTGTAATTTTTTCCTAGAAGATTTGAACAAGTTACTTCTTGAAAGGGAGAAGTCAtctcaggctgcagcagggagcaagACTCAGGACCTCTTGTTTTCCAGAAAACTGGACATTTATGAAACCACAAAGTATAGGAGTCAAAGGCTTTAAAGCCTAATCTAAATCCACAATAAATTCTCATTTATCACACTGAACTTCGTGGAAAATCTTTGGTAGACTAAATTTCATAGCAGTTATTAACAGAGAATATACATTTTAGATAAAATACTTCTATAATGCAATTCAACTCCTATTTAAATAAAGTTTTACTATTACTTTCAGTGGATGCAGGAATGGCTCCTGAATAGGAAAAAGTTGTagctgttttccttgccagctTTCATAATGAATATGTTGCTGCTGCAAATGTTTTTAGTGTCTTGTTGAAAAATATAAGGAATATCTACATAATCATGTGCCCTGAACACTATCCAGCAATTAGTAAATGTGAGGAATATCAAAAACTAATTTAGTCTGTTATTTTATCTGAGTACTGTATTTGAATGTgatttattattcattattaaTGTAACAAAAATTACTCATTATTTTTGTGAATGTTTGGTATCTGAACATAATTTATTTGTAGCGATTTTTATCTGATTACTAATATAGTAAGAGCATTACCTTTATTATTACTACTTATTTCCTCTTTTCAAAGAAGAACACTTTCAGGAATTTCAGCTGTACATACACATCTGTCCATTTCCAATATGTgtagatataattttttttaagcttggATGCTAAGCAAGAGACTTAAAGATTGTAATGCAGCCTCctctttctctgttttgtcTCTCAAGAGCTTTATCTTCTTATGTTTGATATCTAAGTAGTAGAATACACTGACAATCTGTGGAGCATTTCTTGTTTTCAAGGATTCCTAAATGTAATATAAAAACTTTATGACTTTAGGAAAACCCCTCAATCTTGACTTAATAACATCAAACATTAGAAAGAGAGCATTGGTTCTATTCCTTTGTTAGGATAATTaaatggcaaaagaaaaaagtggattttttcaGTGCTAAcacctgttttctcttttatgctccttatatattaaattaatgcACAGAGTTTAGTGTTAAAATGATGGTACATATGTTACCCAGTCGAGAAGTGCTGTTAGTAAGCTCTTTTTAGCGGAGCCTTTCAGGTGTTTGCTgtgatgaaaagaaaattattatccATTAATAATGATGCATTTTGCTAGATACACTTGATACCTGGCACCCCTTTTCAGAGTATCTGCAGTTTTGTagtgagaaaaaataaaaggcagttTTCTAAGGCACACCTAGAGAAAATTTAACCCTTTGCATACAAGGAGAAAATGTGTTGGTCACTGATGCTTCATGTCTCTAATGAAGGGTAATATGGTGTAAAATAAGGttaatttttcatgtttatttattaaattgaaaacaaatttgtCCTTTAAAATTTCATGTTTCCAATCCCTAAATGAAGTCCAACTCTAGGAGGGACTGAACACCTGCAGCTCTCAGTAACCCTCTAGTGGCTGCTGAAATGTTTTACAGGAGTATAAATACACACTTAAAGAGCAGATACTTGTGAAGTTAATAACACAGCTATTTgggtaaaatatattttaagttGTTTACCTAACACTAGTGAAATGTGAAACACTGAAAGCTTATACAGCAGTAAGAATTAACAGATTACATACCAGGTTTTGCTTGCATTGCTGGGCACTTAGAAGAACACTTGTTATCCAGGTTATTCACAGCAAATGTCAAATTTGCAACTTTGCTGTCAACATAATGTTCCACATTGTTCATGTTTATGAGGCTCAGCTTCTCTAAACGACCCTGCAGTGTCTGAATCTGGCTCTTTGCATTTTTTAAGCTTGTTGCCATTCTGTTAACTTTGCTTTGCAGTTCCTGTACTCTGTTATCTTGGCTTTCGCTGTTTTCTGCAGTGTTGGGTAGCAGGAATTCATTACTTCTGTCTCTTTCCTGGTTGTCATCTGCTTGCAGCTTGCAATCTTGGCAGCATTTTTGCAGCTTGTTTACTGATTCTTTAAGGGTCTGTACTTCTTTGAGAGTCTTCTCAAGCAGTTTGAATTCTTTGGGTATCTGGATGGTCATCGGAGGCAAATTTATCTGATAAGGACAATCCTCTCCTTCATCACATTTCGGATTAGCTTTGAGCTTTATGGGACAAGTTTCAGTAAGTTTGGCTTCTTTAGCATTCTCTTCTTCTTCTAAAATAATTGCAAAAACATTTGTCAAAGCAAGGAGAGTTGACTTCAGCAAGACTATGTAAATGAGGAGCTTCATCTTCACTGACAAGCTAGCAGAATGAGGAAGTATGCACAAGTGGAACAACTTTATAAGGGCAGCTTGAAGCCTGCAAGTTATCAGACAGCCTACACTGTTCTCAGAAATGGGTGGGAGTGCTTGCATCACGAGTGATTAATAGCAGAGCAAAGTTAGGTAGTGCTTGCAAGAGTAGCACATTTCAGTGAGTATTTCTGACTCAGAGCTAATGTATGTAAGCCAGATGATGAAATGCATGTGTGCTGGTAAATTATGCAGTTTAATTTAATTCCTTATTGtataagtattttcttttttcggaaaaaaaaagcaggtaGAGAAAGTGAAACCCAGCCTTTTTCCCAGTTTGAGGTTTATCACAGCAATAGCTTTACTGACAGTCAGTCCCCTTCTccctatttttttaaacttaatagaTATAGTCatacaaattatttaaaaccccaaacatgTTGAAACACAGGTATAGTTTTGGTTCCAAACATTTTTCAGTACAGAGTCACAATTTCATGAGGATGAACAGCACTTTCTTCTTACTATTTCACCTAGCCCACCTTAAAATAGTTATCTGGAATATTCATAATCTCTATGGCACATCACAGTTAAAATTCACTATTATCTGATTTGGGGTACTTCTTATTGAGCCTTTTTAAATGAAGGGAAGTGAACTTAAGATAGTTTCCCCTTTTATGCATCAGATCCTACTTGTTAGACTAATTGTACAGGAAACCCAAAGAAAATCCTGATGTTCTGATTAATGTCCCAAATTCTAAATCTACAGTGAGGCAGAGACCTAGGGAGGAACTCTCTTCTGTTTGAGGTATTGCTCTTCTTTTTATTGTGCCTCATATCAACTTTCAGAGTTAATCATATACTTTACATGACTGATTCCAAGTGAAATACTTATCCAGGTGACAATTGCCATTTGCATTCTACAGCCACCTTTGCCATTCTCATGTGATACCTGTACAATTTTAATGATCTGTGTAATTTTCCTTGTACCTCAAAACAAGGCTACATGGGTATGTCTTTATGCATTCACAGCTCAGTCAAGGGTCAAATAACTTGCATAATTAAAGGGTATTTACACCAGTTCTTGTTTAATTAGTCCAACCTGaaccttttctttccctaaaCCCTATTTGAAATTAGTCATAACACAGATTAAACATTAAGCAGATATTAGTCACACTTATAATCCCCAAGTTCCTGATCTCTGTAATGTTACTAGCTACTATTCACACCACATGCTTATATTGATAGTACAGGAAGGAGGCTTGGTCAAAAAACCCTACTTGTTTAACCCCTGCAAAAATTCCTTCAGATTCCTGCATAGCACAAAAGTCGAGGCACTGTCCTATGAGATGGGTTTTGAATGGATCTTCCTTGTATTCTAAATGAGCATCCCAGAACCTGCCATGATGCTTTCAGTTATGTGACAAAACTCTATCTCCCCCTGTCAGATTGTAATAGTTCCCCAGCAATGAGGTAAaagccactccctgccatccAGGTGTAAGATACTGACATCACTTTGGTTTTACCAAAACTGAAATGTTTGTAAAACataaaatgtattattttaatttgcaatttttaaaaatttttcttttttttttgtttgatgcTAATTTTTCATGTATCAGTCTAAAATCAGGTATTTCTGAAGCCTTGTTCTTGTGTATGGCTGCTACTGTCAAATGGAGAAAAGCTATCCCAGCCTCTTTGGAGGGGCTTTGGAAATAGAATAGAATTCTTAAATCCTTGTTATTTGGGAAGCCACATTCCCCCCCACACTCTTGTTTGTTCAGTTTACAATTGTCTCTGCTATCTGCTTTGTGACTTTGAACTGGAAAAACTGTTCCGTATTTGCAAAATGAATAAATTATCCTTGATAGACCGCATTCCACGATTTtccttgaaatatttaaatgtataaCAAATATTGTTGTAATTTGTGATTGCTGTGCTACATTGAAAGCCTAAACTATCTTTGTAGAACTTTGTAACATCTAGAAGGGCAGAATTTTTTGCCCATACTGAATGTAAAAATAAAGTTCAGACAGTAAGGTGAAGAATCTCCGCTTTTCAGACATCTCTGTCCTGAGACATCTATTCCTTAGTCCCATATATATCTTCCTTTTGGGATATTTACTTCCTCCTTTGGATGAATTCAGTAATCTTGAGTTGCTCTGTTGCTCCTGATTTTATTCTTGGTCTGATGTTCTGCTCCTAAGCTGTCACCAGTCTGCCTGGAGTCCAGAAGATCCATTTCTCCTCCAGTCTTATCCTTCTCCTACCTGGAGCACCCTTGTAATTGAGTTCTGGCCTTTCTTCCTATCCATTCCCAACAATTTGTCacatctgttttctttcttcaggaACCCAAAATAGTATGACACAGCCTTTTTCATGTTTCATATCTCCTATCCTTCTTGGAATAAATGAAGCAAAGTTTCAAATCTGAGTTTTTCAGCAAAGAAGGAGGACACTGAGTAATCTTAAGCTGTAAGATGCTGATGCAGTTTAACTTATGGCAGAAATATTGGACCAATTTTAAACTAAGACCTGCTGTTTGTTTATAAACAAAGTTTCTTACCAGATGGAGTCTTTCTAGATCTAGAATGTTCTGTATAATACAAAAGACTTTAAATTAGTTAAGCAATCACAACCCCCAAAAGTCAATCTTGTTCAACTATGAAAGGATCTAACTGAATAACAGCTGATGACTGTAACTGAGTCTTTTCTGCGAAGGTCTTTGCTTTTTACTTAAAGCTAATTTGCTTTTAGCTTTTAATCTCTTTTAGTCTACTTTTTAggaatctattttttttcctgtggactGAAGAGATATCTTTATCATACAGACATCTTCCTAAAGATAAAAATAACTGACAGCTCAAGATACTCTGAAATTCTGCTgaagtttttaattctgttcaCAGAACTTCCCAGTGACTGCAAGGTTAAAGAAGtgatatatttcattttattagaCTAGTctgagattgtttatccaaagtTTATCAAAACCAGCATGAACCATTTCCCATGAATTTTTAGaataaggttttttttctttttctggcagATAATGGAATGTAGGTCAAGCAGAAAACAACAAAGTTATGACTGTAGGCAGATGTTAATTTAACTAGTGACTATGGCAATTTAAAACACAACAGCTTGGCATCTGTTTGATTTCTGGCTTTGTTCTGGGAGTCAACATCTCCTGCAGAAGAATTGCTGCAAAATATCCAGGTTTGTCTAAGGACTTCAAATGATTGTTATGTACAAACCTGAAGTACATTGGGACTCATTCATACAAACCATTTTTGTGGCAGAGATGGAATGTGTTGAGATTGAACTGCTGCAGTAATATTTCTGATGTTTTTGTACacttcagtgattctgtgatacgTTTTGACTGAGAAAGAGAATGCCCAGTAATTAGAttaattttcaggtttttctaCAATGTGGAATGTATACCAAAATTCCTTACTAGAAACAAATTCTGATTTAGAATTCTTTCTGATTAGCtaaattgttttctgttttaactCAGTAGTAACTCTTCATGCAAGCAGTCCTTATGCTGTGCACTGGATTGTGGGGCTACCTATTCATCTTCCTCAAGTGTCTGTGAGAACACATCAGaacagaaaagggaaagcagTGCTATTCCATTTGGTATTATAAATATTCTTGTTCAGATACAGATTACATAGAACTAGTGGCTGCATGACTTCCTACCTGCTTAAATTGTTCATTGCTTTATTTATAAATtgtgcagcaggcagaaagGCACCACTGACAGATCTTGTAAGCAGTGGATATGATATTCATATCAGAACTGTAAATATAATGCACATCATAAAATTCATATGGTCAAAGAAAAATCACTCCTTCTGTTAAGGTGAGGACCAAATTTGTAAAGAAGGAGGTCCACAAAATTATGTTCTTATTAACTCTCTCTCGTGTCATCTGATCTGCCTGCTCAAAATCTCTAGTTTACTGCTATTTCCTTTATCTGTAGCCATGGAAGATCCTGTAGTTAGTTCAATATACAGAGAGAATAAACCCAAATGCACTTTCAGAGTGATGATATACCAAATACAAAAGCTTCTCCCTTCTTTGTGTTTTcagaaaaattcctttctgATTCCTGCAAACCTGCTCCAATAAAAACACCAAGTATAAGACTGTGCTGGTTACTTACTATCCTGCTTTGTAGCCAAACGAAATTTGATGACAGCAGGAAAGCTGTGTCCTTTCCTGAAATGCCTGTCTTATCAGTCTCCTATGCCCTCTTTTCTGAGCCATGCAAGCCTCAGTTGGCCAGCAGCATAGTCTCACCCACTGTGCCATCTTGATTGTGCCtgatatttatattttccatgTAGGGATTGCTTCTTCCCATGAACTGGGCAACAACACTACGGTTATAAACTACGCCTTGGGAAAGAATTTGGGATATTATTTTTCCTAGTCATTATTTGTTAGTTTTAGGAGGCTCTTCagcagtttatttttcattaaaggATGCCTGGTTCATCCATCTGtaattaaaaaagtaaatttgtAGAAGTTCAGTGTAAGGCAAGTACAATGTATCTACTGTACATAAGTGTATTTATGATTTGTGTGTATGCCATTACTCCCACCTGACTACATTTGTGCAGCCAGTAACCTCATAGCTTCAAGTGTTGTTTTTGTCACCTAAGCTAAGTGTTTAGGAAACTCAgtgacaaatatttttctacttGAAAAGCTACTAAACAGCCTTTTTCTAAATGAGCTTCCCATACTTATTCTGAAGTCTACTTCCTGTAATAAATGTATGTCGTTCCAGGTGAGAGTGACCACatcttttttaaatttcatttacaGTATCTATTTAAAATTGTCGGtgcatttttctttactttctgtCATCGTAACCTTTCTCTAGAATACTGACTTAAGCAAGGCATGTCATTCTCTAAATATCTGCAGTATGGCTATTTCTGTGTGTGCTTTCAATGTTTCCCAATCTCCAAAATGGAATGCAGAATTGCATACCAATAACTACAATTTATTGCAAACTGTTTACCATCTTAAATTAATGACTTTTATcttcttgttttaaaatactttgaaaaaatGTGCTGAAGCCTGAAATGTTGTTGGGTAgagaaattataattttgtaAGTGTTGATCTTCCATATGTGTATGAATATTTGAGATTAATTGAAAAATACACAATGATTGAATGAAAAGTATAAAGATTATATTtccttgttttgtgtttggctttttttaaagattGTCAGAGAGGTTCCAACCACAACCTTTTAAttgcttttccttcatttttggATGCTTCATCTTGAAGTAGCCAGGACATGATCTTCAGAATTAGTGAGAAGTTTTGAACTTGCTCTGAGCAGTGGGCTGAACTTGAGGAGGAATCTTCAGTTCCCTTAGTGTGTTGTCATGGGTCCAAGATTTTCCTGGGATAATTTGGATATACCAGGCACAGGCGAGCCAAACACCTGCAGATATCCCTAGccctgtgattctgtggagAATGGAGTCCAGCAATATGGACAGACATGCAGGAGTTGTAGCATGGGTTCAGTGTGCCTTGTACCTGTTGCCCTGCTACCATGTTGAAGCAACCCCTGAGAAGGTGGCATTGCCTTCTGCCCCAAATAGGGCACACctgagctgtgtgctgtgcccagACTCTGTGGCTTCATGAGGGCTTTGACAGACGAGGCAGAGCTCTCTGTTTATAGAGGAGAACTTACCCTTTCTCTTTGCTTAATGTTTAACCTTTAAATATTATATGAAAGAGGTAAGAAAAGCTCTTCAAATAAACAGCACAGAAGGGAAATTCCAAACCTGACAGAACAGACTGGCCAGAAGAGCCATATGCCAAGGGGCTAATACTATACTGAAATCCTAAGTGTATACAAACTATAAAATATATCAATGCCTTGATATTTTTCTCTAGTCTTCTATTAGGAGGCAAAAGAGTTGTTTGATGAAACATTTCAGAtatttgaaatagaaaatgaGTATAAAATGTTGGAAATTCTGTGTTAAAATTACACTAAGTGTAGTCAAAATGTCTTGTTACAGTTACAAAACCTACAACTTAGCATGAAGGAAGGGAAAGTATTATTATTCCATTTGAGCTTAGAATACATTTTAGTTGTTTTGCAGTAACTGCAAACATAATTAGAAACACGTGTTAGCTACATCATTTCTCCAAAATGCAGAGATCCTAGGCACTGCTGAAATTAAGTATTTCCTAAGAAGCCTCAAGTGCTTCACTTTAATAATGATTGTAGGTAATTGATGTTGTGGTAATTTCTTGGTGGTGACTTTGTTTATCTTCTGTGCTtattttgtgtgcttttttaTCAAAAAACTCTGAAAAGTTAGACCAATATTCAGATTCCAGCATCTATTTATGTTTAATATTTGGCTGAATTTTATTCATTTCTGGAAAGTCCCAAAAGAACTTTAAGAGCCTTGAAATTTGAAATGGGAAATGTGCCTAGAGTTAGAGAAAACTTGTTTTGGAATTTCAGATGAGTTCCTTGCTGCATTGTTTTGAGCTGACTGTCAGAAAAAATTGAATATAATCTGATAAAATGGAGAATGCCCACTGCAGTTAATGCAGAGTGAGGAAGTGTTGATCAAGTTAGGGCCAGATTTTGCTAGTTTTGCTCACATGGATGAGTACCTCATTTATCAGGTGGGTCCTCTCCCTTCTGTGGTTTTAATTCCCATTCCTATTCTGACATACTCTCTTTCTTACTAACATCTCCACCTTGCAAGCTTGGAGAAACTACCGTGGATCCAGGGGCTCATGTGGCTGAAGTCAAGCTGGAAGGATATAAAAGAGGTACCTCAGATAGTGTATAACCTCACATAGTGCTCACTTTTTCTTGGCATTTTCATCAGGAGATTTTGAAGATGGGTCTGGTGGGGAACTGTTGGTAGCAAGTGAATATGAACTTGTAGAGAGAAAAGTTTTTCATTTGTACATAACAGCTATTTGAACATAAGTATGCTCTGTTTTTCTCATGGACTCCTACATTTAAATGAGTCCTGCTCAGAGATAAAATATCTACCTTTTCTTGCTAGAAAAATATTAAGGATATGTCCTTCCCTTTCACCTTTTCTGCAAAATTTTCCTCCACATTTTTTGTAATAGAATAGAATGTCCAGCACTTTGGGACTTTTCACtgattgaaggaaaaaaaatgctttggaacttgggtttgggtttggttttgatttgttagattttgttttgtttttctggtagAAAAGCCAGACTTCGAATCATGTAGCAATATAAAAAATTGTAACAGTTAGAAAATCACAAGGGCAAGTTAAGGGTAACTTAATATGGTAAAATAAACATAACAGAAATtttgcattaaaagaaaaagattcaAGTAAATCCAGTAATAAGACACATAATTCCATGTAATTGCATTTATGGGAGTATGGGGAAATGGAAAGCAGAAAGTTGCCAGGCAACCATTTGTTAAAAGACAAATCTTCATCCAACTTTCCAGTAATTCTACATTTAGATAAGGAAAATTTATTCTGGTTTATCCAGATGATTTATCAATGCTGAGTGTGTTTGAAAATGTATGGTGTCTCAGTACATtataaaatgagaaagaaaatctgAGAAAAGCAATATACAGTTAAATACAACTGTATTTAACATGGAATGGGACTGGAAGACTCAACAAGTCAAGAATATTTATCCAACTATGTTCCAGACTCCAGATCTGAGATCACCAGTATAATAAAATTACCTCAGTTCTTACAAGGGCATTATGGTTAACACAGGACTGAAAGGAAAGTCATCCTCAATTTTCATTTAGAAGcccttttttttctcacttctcCATCTTCTCACTCACTCTTTTACTTTTCAGTGTAGCAATGTAAATAGCTACACTGAGGAGATCTACATTTCACCCACCCCAGCAATGTGAGAGCTTCTGAGCGATAAAATAGACTGTGAGTGCATAAATACTCTTGGTTATTTTAGCATTAATGTGGGACAGGCCACCTTGAAAGAATTATATATCTTTATATCAGGGGCATATCTCTTGTCTGGTTTTATCATCAcaattaattcaatttttctAGAGTAGGATCACATTTGCTCCCTTCTTCCACAAACTATTTCTTCCCCTCAAACAGTTGCCTCTTTCCCTTCTGCTGTCCCAAGAATCTTGGAGGAAAGGGTACGCCAAACTTTAATAACAAATCCTGGGACCAGGGTAGCCCAGTGCTATCTCTTTGATGGCTCTCCAAAAAATACTGTGGTAATGGGAACTATCTGGTGATGAAACTTTCCAGGAAAGTGAGACCACTGCCTTTGGCATGCTGGTATGCCATCCATGC
This region of Ammospiza caudacuta isolate bAmmCau1 chromosome 5, bAmmCau1.pri, whole genome shotgun sequence genomic DNA includes:
- the FGL2 gene encoding fibroleukin → MQALPPISENSVGCLITCRLQAALIKLFHLCILPHSASLSVKMKLLIYIVLLKSTLLALTNVFAIILEEEENAKEAKLTETCPIKLKANPKCDEGEDCPYQINLPPMTIQIPKEFKLLEKTLKEVQTLKESVNKLQKCCQDCKLQADDNQERDRSNEFLLPNTAENSESQDNRVQELQSKVNRMATSLKNAKSQIQTLQGRLEKLSLINMNNVEHYVDSKVANLTFAVNNLDNKCSSKCPAMQAKPVIQIMQRDCADHYTAGRRSNGIYRISPDPRNGSFEVYCDMQTQGGGWTVLQRRQDGSTNFNRTWNDYKHGFGNLSREFWLGNDKIHLLTRSQEMQLRIDLEDFNGIREYAKYEHFYVANEYLKYRLSVHGYSGTAGDALHYSRHYNHDQKFFTTPDRDNDRYPSGNCGAYYSSGWWFDACLSANLNGKYYHKKYKGVRNGIFWGTWHGISDDTPTGYRQPFKSVKIMIRPKSFVQ